GGTGTTCTTGGCGCAGGAGTGCATCGCGTTCGGGTTGGACTTGAACGAGGTGCCCGGGGCAACGCCGAAGAAGCCGGCTTCCGGGTTGATGGCGTAGAGCTGGCCATCGGGTCCGGGCTTGATCCAGGCGATGTCGTCGCCGACGGTGGAGATCTTGTAGCCGCTCTTCGCGAAGTGGTCGGGCGGGACCAGCATGGAGAGGTTGGTCTTGCCGCAGGCGCTCGGGAAGGCGGCGCCGAGGTAAGTCTTCTCACCTTCCGGGGTCTCGATGCCGAGGATCAGCATGTGCTCGGCCAGCCACCCCTCGTCCTTGGCGATCTTGGAAGCGATCCTGAGCGCCAGGCACTTCTTGCCCAGGAGGGCGTTGCCGCCGTAGCCGGAGCCGAAGGACCAGATGGAGCGCTCTTCGGGGAAGTGGACGATGTACTTCTCCTTGTTGCACGGCCAGGGCACGTCTTTCTGGCCCGGGGCGAGCGGTGCGCCGACCGAGTGCAGGCAGGGGACGAACTCGCCGTTCTCACCGAGGATGTCGACGACCTTCTTGCCCATGCGGGTCATGATCTTCATGTTGACGGCGACGTAGGGAGAGTCGGAGATCTCGACGCCGATCTTGGCGATGTTGGAGCCCAGCGGCCCCATGGAGAAGGGGATGACGTACATGGTGCGGCCCTTCATGCAGCCGGTGAAGAGGCCGGTCAGGGTCTTCTTCATCTCTTTCGGGTGCACCCAGTTGTTGGTCGGGCCGGCATCCTGCTTGGCGATGGAGCAGATGAAGGTACGGTCCTCGACGCGGGCGACGTCGCCGGGATCGGACAGCGCCAGGTAGCTGTTCGGGCGCTTCTCCGGGTTCAGCTTTTGGAAGGTGCCCCCCTTAACCAGCAGTTCGCACAGGTTGTTGTACTCTTCCTCGGTCCCGTCGCACCAATGGATCTGTTCCGGCTGGCACATTTCGGCAACTTCCTTGACCCACGCCAGCAGCTGCTTGTTCTTTACTTCGTAATTCATGGATATTCCCTCCTTTGGGTATTGCTTCATCGCATTTTTAGAAGAGACCAAACCCTCCGCGGTGCTGCTAATCTCACAGGTTTCCATAGTTGTCCTCTCTGCCATGATGGCGGTGGACCGGAACATGACGGAGGGAGACCCCTGCGGGGGCTCGATACGGCTCCGGCCTACGGTTGATGTTTCGTTAGCGTCGGTTAGATGGGTTTATGTTGCCGTGCCTTAGTTTTTGGACGTCGTACGCGGGGTGCTGGGAAGTGAGGCCCTTGCCCTGACTGACGATTCGCTCTGTGAGATAGTGGCGTGTGCTCTATGAAAGACATGCACCGACTGATGTCATCGAACGACTCTCTGCTCTCCTCTTTGAGTCACGATTTTAATTATTTTAAAATAACATAAGCGCTTTTAAAAGCAAGAGCAAATGTATACGGACGCCCAATTGACACGCAGTCTCAGTCTGTTAGACTGTTTCCGGACTTCAGGCTGTCTTTCGTCCCTGTCAAGTCAGTTCCGCCGAACATTAGACAGTCTTGACTCCTCGCCGACCGAAGTAGTTGGCCTCACCATGCACAACAGGGGGTATTCAATGGAGCCTTACATCTGCACCGTTTGCCAGTACGTCTACGACCCCTACCTGGGGGACCCGGAGAACGGGGTGCCGCCCGGAACCCCCTTCACCGACCTTCCCGACGACTGGGTCTGCCCCATCTGCGGGGTAGGCAAAGAGGCCTTCGAGCCGGAATAGGAGATGTAAAAAGGGGGGGAGCTGAACTGCTCCCCCCCTTCGCCTTTAGAGACCCTGCAGCAGTCCCTCCAATTCGGTTGTGATCTGTTTGAGATCTTCCAGCTTCATGTCGCCCATGTGCGCGACGCGGAAGGTCTTCCCTTTCAGTTTCCCGTACCCGTCATCGAACGCAATACCGCGTTCGCCCAGCTGCTTCTTGATCAGTGCCAAGTCCACGCCGCGGTCGTTGGTAGCGCAGGTAAGGGTGACCGAGCGGTACGGTTCGGCCGGCAGGATGCCGAAGCCGTGCTGGGCCACCCAGGCGCGCATGAAATCCGCCATTTCCTGGTGACGCTGGAAGCGTCGCTCCAGCCCTTCGGCGAAGATGCGCTCCAACTGCAGGTTCATGGCGTAGATGAGCGAGATGCACGGCGTGGACGGTGTGTTGTCCTTCTCGTCGGCCGCCAGGAACTCCAGGAAGTCGAAGTAGTAGCCGCGACCGGGCACGGTCTTGGCGCGCTCAAGCGCCCTTTCGCTGGCGGTGAACACGGCCAGGCCCGGCGGCAGGGCAAAGGCCTTCTGCACGCCAAAGACGCAGCAGTCGATGCCCAACTCGTCGATTGGGATGTTGAGCGCGCTCATGGAGGAGACGGTGTCGATGATCGAAACCACGTCCGGGTACTTCTTGAGCACCGCGCCGATCTCGGGGAGCGGGCTCATGGTGCCGGTGGAGGTCTCGTTGTGGATCAGGGTGATGGCGTCGTACTTGCCGGTGGCAAGCGCCGCGTCCACCATTTCGGCGGTGATGGGCTGGCCCCACTCGGCCTTGAAGGCGTCGGCCTCTTTGCCGCAGGAGAGGGTGACCTTGTGCCATTTGTCGGAGAAGGCGCCGTTGCAGAAGTTGGCGCAGCGCTTGCCGACCAGGTTGCGGACCGCGCCCTCCATGGCGCCGAAGGCGCTCGAGGTGGAGAGGAAGACCTTCTCCTTGGTGGACATCAGTTGCTTCAGCTTGTCGGTGACGCCCTTGTGCAGGCGCGCGTACTCCGGCATGCGGTGGCCGATCATCGGCGTAGCCATGGCCTCGAGGATCTCCGGGCTCACTTCGATCGGCCCGGGGATATACAGCTTCTTGTGCATGTAGGCTCCGTATCAAGCTTATTTCTGCCGGCAGCGTGCGGCGGGGAGGGGGTAAGGAAGGGGCGCGTCGCCAAGGTGCGAGCGGTGCGCGAGCCTGCTGCAGGCGGATCGCCAACCTAGCAGATTACGACGTCGATGTCAATTCTCACGTCCCGGTTTGTAACACAAAATGGGCGGGTCAGGCGGCGCGGGAAAAGGGACGCACTTCCGTCTCCAGGCGTCCCTGCAAGGCCTCCAGCGCCATCTCCATTTCGTAATGGTTTTGCAGGTTGAGCCAGAACTGGGCCTCCATGGCGAAGAACCGGCCCAGCCGCAGCGCGGTGTCTGCCGTGATGGAGCGCCGCCCGCGTACGATCTCGTTGATGCGCCGCGGCGTGCAGCATCGCCAGCTTCACCGCTGCGGTCCGCTGAATCGATTGCGGGAGCTTACGGGAGAAGCGGCCATGAAAAAGCTTTTCGGCTTCCCTGTCCTTGAACGAAGTTATCCTGCCAGTTCGTATCCCGTCGAGATAATAGCACTAGGCTGGATAGGAGGATCCTTTTTGGGTGACTCAGGGGGCGGTTCCCGCCAAAAACGGTATCTGTTGCTTATTACGAAGCAAAATGTTACACATACCGGTTAGCTGTCAAATACATTAAAACGGAAAGTTGCGCCATTTTAATCGGTTACGATTGGCCACCTTTCCGCTGGAAAACCATGAAACCAATTATTGCCATCGTCGGACGCCCTAACGTCGGGAAGTCCACCCTTTTCAACAGGCTGGTCGGGCGCCGTAAGGCGATGGTTCACGACATGCCCGGAGTGACCCGGGACCGCAACTACGCCGAGGTGAACCGCTTCGACGTCCCCTTCATCCTGGTCGACACCGGCGGCTTCGAGCCGGAAACCTCGGACAAGCTTCTGCAGCAGATGCGCGAGCAGTCACGCTTCGCAATGGACGAGGCGGATCTCATCCTCTTCGTGATGGACGCGCGCGGCGGACTCACCCCCGCCGACCGCGAAGTGGTGGAGATGCTCAGGCGCATCAACAAGCCGGTCTTCTACATCATCAACAAGGTGGACGGCGAGAAGCAGGAGGCCGAAGCGGGGGACTTCTACTCGCTGGGGGTGGACCACATCCACACCATCTCCGCCGAGCACAACCGCGGCGTGGGCGACCTGATGGACGAGGTGCTGGCCGTGCTCCCTTACAACCGGGACAAGGATGAGGACGAGGAGATCACCAAGATCGCTGTAGTGGGCCGCCCCAACGTGGGCAAATCCACCCTGGTGAACCGCCTTCTGGGCTATGAACGCGTGGTGGCCAACCCCACCGCAGGCACTACCCGCGACGCGGTCGACACCCGCTTCATGGTGAACAAGAAGCCCTACCTGTTGATCGATACCGCCGGCATCCGCAGGAAGGGAAAAACGGTGCAGGCGATCGAGAAATATTCGGTGGTGGACGCCTTGCGCTCCATCGACCGCGCCGACGTGGTGCTCATCGTCCTGAACGCCGAGGAGGGGGTCACCGAACAGGATACCAAGATCGCCGGCTATGCCTACGAGGCTGGGCGCGGTTGCATCTTCGTGGTGAACAAGTGGGACACGGTGCTGAAGGATAACTCCAGCATAAGTAAGTTCACCGACGATATCCGCCGCAACTTCAAGTACCTTCCCTTCGCCCCGATCCTCTTCGTCTCGGCCCAGAGCGGGCAGCGCACCGGCAAGATCGTGGCCGAGGTGGACCAGGTGATGGAGCAGTACTGCAAGAGGGTGAGCACCGGCGAGTTGAACCGCATCTTCAACCAGGCCGTGGACGAGAACCACGCCCCGCTGGACGGCGGCAGGCGGGTCAAATTCTACTATGCGACCCAGGTGGGTATCAAACCTCCTTCCTTTGTCGTCTTCACCAATCGCCCCGAGGGAATTCATTTTTCCTATGAGCGGTACATCATGAATCGTTTTAGAGAGGCATTCGGTTTCAGCGGTACTCCTTTAAAGCTTATTTTCCGCGGCAGAGACAAGAAAGATACCTAAATCATTCTTTACTTGGCCGATACGATGGTTTAGTATGATGCCTATTTCTAATCCACCCCCTACTAACAGCGAGCGGCATCAATGAGTCTAGTCGGCAATTTGGAAGATCTCGGCTTAGGCGAGATCCTGCAGATCGTAAGCCTGAGCAGGAGGTCCGGCGTGCTCGCCCTGCAAAGCAGGGGGAGAGAGGCGCGGGTGATCTTCCGCAACGGGCAGGTGATCCGCGCCACATCCTCGACCTTCCAGCAAAACCTGGGCGAGGTGCTGATCCAGCAGGGTGTCATCGACCTGGGAATCCTGAAGCGCGCGCTGAGCATCCAGGCCGACGAGGGGTACACCCAGCTTCTGGGCGTCATCATGGTGGAGCGCTTCGGGGTGAGCGCGGACGCCATCGAGACGGTGGTGCGTGAGCAGATCGAGAACGTGGTCTACTCGTTGTTCGCCTGGGCCGAAGGGACCTTTGAATTCGAGCTGCAGGAGGTAGGAGACTCCGACCACGCCAGGCTGGACCCGGTGCAGTTCATGCTGAAGCAGGGGCTCAACCCGCAGTACCTCGCCATGGAAGGCTCCCGCATCATTGACGAACAGCGTCACCGCGGCGAGGGTGAAGACGAACACGGCGATCACGGCACCCACCACGACGAATCGGTCGACTTCGCCTTCGACCTGCTGCAGGAGCCGTCCGCTGCCGCTCCGGCCACGCCACCCCCCACCCCCGACGTTCCCCCTTTCCCACAAAACGCGCGCCAAGAGGCGCCCCAATCTGCGGCTGTCGCCGCCATGGCGCCTGACATGGGCGAGGGCAAACCGGTGGTGCTGGTGGACGACGACCCGGCGACACTCGCTGTGCTGAATGCGCTCCTTCTCGAGCAGGGGTACCGGGTTGAGGCCATGGAGCGGGGGGAGGATGCACTGATCCGGGTCGATTCCCTTTACCGAGACGGCGTACGCCCGACGGTGCTGGTCGACCTGATCATGCCGCGCATGGACGGGACCGGCATCCTGGGCGGTCTCGAGCTCATGGAGCTCGTGCGCAACAACTTCCCGGAGCTGCCGCTTTTGGGGCTCACCGATTTTGAAAACGACGAGGCGCAGCGCAAGATGCGCGGCCTGGGCATCCCGCTACTGATGAAGCCGCTGAAAAGCGAGGTCGAGGAGTCGCGCGATTCCTTGGCACCCAGGCTCGCGGCGGCTTTGGAGAGCCTGGCTGCGGGAGCGGACGCCTCCTTTACCAGCGTCAATATCGGCGATGAGTTGCGGCTGGAGATGGGCGAGGAGCCGGCGCTTTTCGCGCCGCAGCTGCACCAGAGCACCGGCATCTCCCAGCTGCGCGGCATGCTCGAGGAGCTGAACAATCCGCAGCTGGGTGGCGGCATCATCCTGCTGGTGCTTCGTTTTGCCGCGGAGTTCATGAACCGCGCGGTCGTGCTCCTGGTCAAGAAAGAGACCGTGCAGGGGCTGGGGCAGTTCGGCCTGCAGGACCGGGATGACCGTGCCGACGCGCGGGTGCGCAACCTCACCATCCCCAGGGGGGAGCCGTCGCTGTTCACGGAGGTGCTCGAGACCAGGTTCCCCGCCAAAGGGGCGGTCGATGCCTCGGTGTGGACCCACCACTTCCTGGAGCAGTTGGGGGGCGGGCGTCCCGCCGAGTATTTCGTGGGACCGATAGTTAGTGAAGGCAAGGTGGTCGCCATCCTTTACGGGGACAACCTCCCCGAGGACAAGCCGATCGGCGACACCGATTCGCTGGAGATATTCCTGTGTCAGGCCGGCATAGCTATGGAAAAAGCCCTGTTGCAGCGCAGGCTGCAGGAACAGGGACGGGGAGAAATGTGACGTGAAGAGGATACTGATAGCGGAAGATTCCAACACCATGCGTTCCATGCTGGTTTCCACCATAGACGAACTGGAAAAGTACACCATCGTCGAGGCTGCCAGCGGCTTCGAGGCGTTGCGTCTTTTGCCGCGCGAGCAGGTGGACCTGATCATCACCGATATCAACATGCCCGACATCAACGGTCTCGAGCTGATCAGCTACGTGCGCAACAACCCCAACTACCAGTCCATCCCGCTGTTCATCGTTTCCACCGAGAGCGGTGAAAAGGATCTCGAGAAGGGGCTGGCCCTGGGCGCCAACGAGTACCTGGTGAAGCCCTTCGACCCGGTGAAGCTGCAGGAACTGGTCTGCAAGTACCTGGGTGACTAGAACGTAGAACGTCTTCTTAAAAAAGAGAGTCTATGAGCGTTGAGGATAACATTGGGAAAGCGTTGAAGGACTTTTTGGCCGAGGCCGAGGAGATCCTGGACCAGTTGAGCCTTGACCTGGTCTCACTGAGTGACTGCGCCGACGGCGGGGAATGCAGCCCGGACCTGGTCAACTCCGTGTTCCGCGGTGCGCACTCCCTTAAGGGACTGGCCGGCATGTTCGGACTCTCCGACATCGCCGAACTGGGGCACCACCTGGAGAATCTGCTCGACGCCCTGAGGCTGGGCAAGGTGGAGTTGGACCAGACCGTGGTGAGCACGCTGTTCGAATCGACCGAACTGCTGGCGCACCTGGTGCGCAACGCCGGCGAGACCGGGGGCGAAGGGGCCGACCTTTCCGGCGCCATGCAGCGCATCAACGATTGCCTGACCCGCGGCCCCAAAACCAACCAGGACTCACCCCTGGCCCGGCTCAACATTCCCGAGCGGGTGCTCTCCTCGATGACCGAGTACGAAGAGCACCGCCTGCTGGAAAATGTGAAGAAGGGGCGCCACATCCATTCCATCCGGGTGTCGCTCCTCTTGGCGAGCTTCGATTCGGACCTCATGGAACTGACCGACGCCTTGAAGCAGGCGGGCGAGGTGATCAGCACCCTTCCCTCTGCCTCCAGCGGCCTGGACTCCGGCATCGACTTCGAGATCCTGTTCGGCTCCGAGCTCTCCGCCGGTGCTCTTATGCCCATCATCGACCGCGAACACCTGGCCATCTTCACCTTCGGGGAACCGGTCGCGGAACAGGTGGCGGTGCGCAGCGTGGAGGGGGCGGCGCCGTCCGCGGAACCGGGCGGGGCGGAAGGTGACTTCCAGGCACCGGCGGTCGGCGACGGCGGGGCCATCAGCGCCAAGAGCATGAGCCGCACCGTCCGCGTCGACATCGGTAAGCTCGACCTTTTGATGAACATCGTGGGCGAGCTGGTGCTCTCCCATTCCATGATCGCCGACGTCGCCGCACGCATGCGCCGCGACGGGCTCATCGTCCCCTCCCAGCAGCTGAACAAGGCGGCCAAGGGGCTCGAGAAGAAACTTTCCGAACTGCAGAAGGGGGTCATGGAGATCAGGATGATCCCGGTCGGGCAGCTCTTCGACAAGATGACCCGCATCATCCGCAAAATCGCCCGGGAGCAGGGGAAGAAGGTCGAGCTTAAGCTCTACGGCGCCGACACGGAACTGGACAAGCTGATCATCGAGGACATCTCCGACCCGGTCATGCACATCGTGAGAAACAGCATCGACCACGGCATCGAGACCCCCGAGGCGCGGGTGGCCGCGGGCAAGGACGAGAAGGGGACCATCACCCTCTCCTCCTACCAGAAGGGGAATCACGTCGTCATCCAGATCGACGACGACGGCGGCGGCATCGACGTGGCGCGCGTGAAACAGAAGGCGGTGAAGCTCGGCATCATCTCCTCCCCCGACGAGGTGAACGACCGCGAGGCGCTCGATTTCATCTTCCGCCCCGGCTTCTCCACCACCGAAACCGTGAGCGAAATCTCCGGGCGCGGCGTGGGCATGGACGTGGTGCGCACCAACATCGCCGCACTCTCCGGCCTCATCGACGTGGAAAACTTCCCGGGACAGGGGGCGCGCTTCGTCATCACCCTCCCCATCACGCTGGCCATCATCAAGGCGCTCATCATCTCCACCGCCGGACGCACCTACGCGCTCCCCATCACCTCGGTGCTCGAGAGCATCATCGTGGAGCAGAAGGAGATCAAGACCGTCGAGCGCAAGGAAGTGATCCAGCTGCGCGAATCGACCCTCCCGCTGTTGCGCCTTTCCGAGCTCTTCGAACTGAGGGGGGGGGAGGCGGCTCCGGAGAGCTGCTACGTGGTCGTGGTGGGGGTGGCCGAGAAGCGGCTGGGACTCGTGGTGGACGACCTTTTGGGGCAGCAGGATATCGTCATCAAGTCGATCGGCGACACCTTCGCCGGGTTCCGGGGCGTCTCCGGGGCTGCGGACCTCGGGGACCAGCGCACCATCCTGGTGCTCGACGTCGGTAGCGTCATCGCCGAGGCCACCCGGGGGAGCGCCTGATGTACAAGGAATTCTACGGCCTCACCGAGAAGCCCTTCAGCAAGACTCCCGATCCCCGCTTCCTCTACATGAGCTCGGGACACCAGGAGGCGCTGGCGCGGCTCGAGTACGCGGTTGAGGAGAGCGAGATTGCCCTTCTGACTGGCGACATCGGCTGCGGCAAGACCACCATCTCGCGTGCCCTCATGGACCGGATGGGGGACCGTTACCACTTCATGTTCGTGTTCAACCCGCGTCTGACCGCCGACGAGCTGTTGCGGGTGATCGCCTCGGGGCTGCAGGTGAACGAGCCGTCTTTGCAGAAGGACCAGCTCCTCAAGGAGATCACCACGGCACTGTACCGGCTGCACGGCGAGGGGCGGGTCCCGGTGGTGGTGATCGACGAGGCCCAGATGATCCCGGACCGGGAGCTCTTCGACGAGCTGCGCCTTCTGACCAACTTCCAGCTCGACGACCGCAACCTGGTGAGCGTGATCATCATGGGGCAGCCGGAGCTGCGCGAGATGCTGGCCTCCCCGGTTTACGAGCCGTTCAGGCAGCGCATTTCGCTCAACTTTCACCTGGCGCCGCTGGGGCTGGAGGAGACGCTGGAGTACCTCGATTTCAGGATCGTGGCGGCCGGCGGCGAGCCGGGGCTCTTTTCGCCGGATGCCGTGCAGAGGATCTTCGAGCTTTCCGGCGGGGTGCCGCGCCGCATCAACGCTGTCGCCACCAACGCGCTGTTGATCGGCTACGGCAGGGACGCCGCCTGGATCGATGCCGCCATCATCGAGGAGACCGCGGCGGAGCTGCTGGCTTAACAACCGTTGCACGGTTTTTGAGGTTTCAATGAATCTTGCAGAGATCAGAAAGAAGGCTTCCCGCGGCGAGGCACAGGGCAGCACGGCGACCGAAGCGGCGCCGGAGCAGGGGTGGCAGGCGCCCCCGGCTGAGCCCACGCCCGTGCCGGCGGAGACGGAGGTGCCGGTCGAGGTGGCCGCCCCCGAGGAATTCTCCATGCCGGAACCCTTCGAACCCGTGGATCCCGACCCGCTGCCGCGCGCCTCTGCTCCGGCCTGGCAGGCCGAACAGTTCGACGCGCCCTACCTGTACCAGGATGAGTCCGACGAGTTCGACCCGGTGGCGGTGATCCTCAGAGGGCGCGAGTCCGCCTCTTTCGAGACGGAGGCCTCGCAGGAGGAGGTGGCGGACGCGGCCAGCGTCGAGCTGCTCTGCTTCCGGGTGGCGAGCGAGGAATACGCCATCAGCATCATGGACATCAAGGAGATCATCAAGCCGCGCGAGGTGACCGAGGTCCCCCGGGTGCCCTCCTTTGTCCGCGGCATCCTCTCGCTGCGCGGCAACATCATCCCGATCTTCGACATGAAGAATAGGCTGGGCCTTGCCGATGGGGCCGTCTCGGAGCGCGAGCGCATCGTGGTGGTCAAGCGCCAGGAGGGATACGCCGGCGTGCTGGTAGACGAGGTGGTGCAGGTGGTCCGCATCGCCGAGGGGGGCATCGAGCCTCCGCCGGTGGTCCTCGAGGGGATCGATCGCGAGTTCGTGCTGGGGATCGGCCGGGTCGGCGACAGGATGCTGATCCTGCTCGACATGGGAAAAGTACTGGACGTAGGTCTCTTGTAGAGTCGGGGGCAGGGGGGATGAGCATGGAGAAGAACAGGATCCTCGTGGTCGAGGATGAAGAGAGCCTGCTGAAGCTGGAGAGCATCCTTTTCACCTCGAAGGGGTACCAGGTCACCGGGGTACGCGGCGGCAACGACGCCCTCAAGGCGATTGCGCAGGATGCGCCGGACCTCGTGGTGCTGGACCTCATGCTTCCGGACATGGACGGCTTCGAAGTCTGCCGCAGCATCAAGGAAAACCCCGCCACCAGCGCCATCCCCGTGGTGATGCTGACGGCGAAGAAGAGCAGCCGCGACCTCGAACACGGCCGGCAGGTCGGTGCCGACGCCTACATCACCAAGCCCTTTAAATCGGTCAAGGTACTCGAAGTGATCGAGGGGCTCCTGGGCAACAACAGCGCAGCAGGGGGGGGCGCAGTCTGATGACCGAGGATCTGCAGGAAATTCAGGTAGCCTGCCTGCGCATGGACGAAGGGCTCTATGCCGTCGACATCATGCGCATCAGGGAGATCATCAGGGTACCCAAGCTCGCCCCGCTGCCCCGGGCACTCCCCTTTGTCGAGGGGGTGATCAACCTGCGCGGTTCCGTGATCCCGGTGGTGGATCTGCGCAAGCGCTTCGGGCTTCCCGCTGCCGAGAACAAGGACAGCGCGCGCCTGTTGATCCTCTCCATTTCGGGCCAACCCCTGGCCCTGATGGTGGATGAAGTGACCGAGATGATAACCATTCCGCTGCGCGAGCTCAAGGCGCCGCCGCGCGGGGTACGCATAGTGGGGGGAGAGTACATGGTGGGGCTGTGCCTGGTGCGTGACGTGCCGGTGATGCTGCTCAACATCGACGCACTGCTCACCTTCCAGGAGAAGGCCCAGTTGGGCTACTTTACCCCCCAGGGGGAGACCATTTCCACGACGAAAAAGAGCCCAGCATGCTGATAGTCTGTCCCAACTGCAAAAAACGATTCAACGTTGTCGTCAGCTTCTCGGACGAGCCGAAGAAACTGCGCTGCTCAAGCTGCAAGGCGGTGTTCCGGCTGGTGCGCAAGAGCGAGCGCCCGGTAGCGCCGCAGGCGAAGGTAAAGGTGGTGGTAGCCAACGAGAGCGCCGCCTTCTGCAAGGCGGTGGAAAAGGTGCTCGCGGCCGAGCCGTTCGAGTTGTTCCTGTGCACCGACGGCAAGGAGGCGCTCGAGACCGTGCAGCGTGTGCAGCCCGGCGTGCTGCTTTTGGACGTGGCACTGCCAACCATGTTCGGCTTCGAGGTCTGCGAGCGGGTACGCCAGGACCCGGTGCTTGCCAAGACCAAGATCGTGCTGATCGCCTCCATCTACGACAAGACCCGCTACAAGCGCTCCCCCAATTCGCTGTACGGGGCCGATGACTACATCGAGAAGCACCATATCCCGGACTCCCTGGTTTCGATGATCCACCGTCTCACCTCGGGCAGCATCCCACCGGTGGTGAGCCCGACCGAAAGCGAACTGGCCGCCCAGGAGGAGAGCCGCAGCGAGATCAGGCAGGTGGAGGTCGAAGAAACCTCGATGCCGGCAGCAGCCGCAACTGCAGCGCCGGCGGCCGAGGCGCCTGCGGTGCCCGTCGTGGCGGCTCCGGAAGCACCGGTCGTGACGCCCCCGGCAGCGCCGGCTCCGGTCGCGGCGGCACCGGAGGTTCCTGCCGTCGAGGTGCCTGCAGCACCCGTCGTCGAGGCGCCCGCGGCACCCGTCGAGGCCCCGGCAGCACCGGCAGCTCCGGCAGCTCCGGCAGCTCCGGCAGCTCCGGCAGCTCCGGCAGTCGCCGAGCCCGCCGCCCCCGCGCAGCTTCCCGAGGAGCAGGTGAAAGCACGTCGCCTGGCCAGGATCATTGTCTCCGACATCGTCCTGTACAACCAGGCGAAAG
This window of the Geomonas agri genome carries:
- a CDS encoding ExeA family protein translates to MYKEFYGLTEKPFSKTPDPRFLYMSSGHQEALARLEYAVEESEIALLTGDIGCGKTTISRALMDRMGDRYHFMFVFNPRLTADELLRVIASGLQVNEPSLQKDQLLKEITTALYRLHGEGRVPVVVIDEAQMIPDRELFDELRLLTNFQLDDRNLVSVIIMGQPELREMLASPVYEPFRQRISLNFHLAPLGLEETLEYLDFRIVAAGGEPGLFSPDAVQRIFELSGGVPRRINAVATNALLIGYGRDAAWIDAAIIEETAAELLA
- a CDS encoding chemotaxis protein CheW, with the translated sequence MNLAEIRKKASRGEAQGSTATEAAPEQGWQAPPAEPTPVPAETEVPVEVAAPEEFSMPEPFEPVDPDPLPRASAPAWQAEQFDAPYLYQDESDEFDPVAVILRGRESASFETEASQEEVADAASVELLCFRVASEEYAISIMDIKEIIKPREVTEVPRVPSFVRGILSLRGNIIPIFDMKNRLGLADGAVSERERIVVVKRQEGYAGVLVDEVVQVVRIAEGGIEPPPVVLEGIDREFVLGIGRVGDRMLILLDMGKVLDVGLL
- a CDS encoding response regulator transcription factor; protein product: MEKNRILVVEDEESLLKLESILFTSKGYQVTGVRGGNDALKAIAQDAPDLVVLDLMLPDMDGFEVCRSIKENPATSAIPVVMLTAKKSSRDLEHGRQVGADAYITKPFKSVKVLEVIEGLLGNNSAAGGGAV
- a CDS encoding chemotaxis protein CheW is translated as MTEDLQEIQVACLRMDEGLYAVDIMRIREIIRVPKLAPLPRALPFVEGVINLRGSVIPVVDLRKRFGLPAAENKDSARLLILSISGQPLALMVDEVTEMITIPLRELKAPPRGVRIVGGEYMVGLCLVRDVPVMLLNIDALLTFQEKAQLGYFTPQGETISTTKKSPAC
- a CDS encoding response regulator, encoding MLIVCPNCKKRFNVVVSFSDEPKKLRCSSCKAVFRLVRKSERPVAPQAKVKVVVANESAAFCKAVEKVLAAEPFELFLCTDGKEALETVQRVQPGVLLLDVALPTMFGFEVCERVRQDPVLAKTKIVLIASIYDKTRYKRSPNSLYGADDYIEKHHIPDSLVSMIHRLTSGSIPPVVSPTESELAAQEESRSEIRQVEVEETSMPAAAATAAPAAEAPAVPVVAAPEAPVVTPPAAPAPVAAAPEVPAVEVPAAPVVEAPAAPVEAPAAPAAPAAPAAPAAPAAPAVAEPAAPAQLPEEQVKARRLARIIVSDIVLYNQAKVEQGVREGSFYELLADDIREGEYLYQQRVSQQVRDTTSFLKDAFDELIAKKRAELSL